Sequence from the uncultured Flavobacterium sp. genome:
AATACCAAAACAAGATAAGAAACCCAACCTACAGGCAAAGAAAGTGTGACTAATATTTTGGCTTCATAACATATTAAAATCACCAAATAAAGGCTTATTAAAGGTAATAATACAAACTGAGTGAAGTTTTTAAGGCCTTTTGGGTAATTTAAAACCAAAGGAACTTGGTCATTATTGGTTTCCGGAACTCCGTTTAGAAAGAATAATGTATTGAAGATTCCTCCAATAATATAAAAGATATGCTGGTAAATATTATTGTAAAAATCTACGTTGAACAATTTATCAACTGCAAGTATTGCCAAGGCCAAACCACTATATAATACAATACTGTACAAAACGGCTGTTAAGATTCGGAGAAAAAGTCGTTTATTGAATTCCCAAAATTCATCCTGATTGTAAGCTTTTGGTAAGAATCCTGCGAATGAAACGAGTAAATGTAAAGCAATATTAAGTACTAAAAATTGTTGTACTTCTACCTGAGTAATATTTTTATGAAAGTTAAAAACAAAGAGCGCAATTAAACTTCCAAGTGCTAAACTTGTTATAAAACGAATAAGATTATTCTTTTTTGAGGCTATGAAAAATAAGCTAACAGACAGAAATAAAACCAAACATAAAGAACAGCTCATAAAGGCTTTTTGGTAGAGTTCTTTATTTGGATTATTGTATTTTATTTCACTTAGAATAATGGCTAAAATAGTTCCGGAAATAGCGGTTATAATTTCTAACGGAAATCTAAGAATTGTTTTTAGTGTTGCATTTAGAACGTTTTGAAACGAAGGAAGTCTACTCATTTTGGTCAGTTATTTTGTATAAAGTAAAGTGAATTGTAAGAGATATCCAAATAAAATAGTAATGAGAAAAAAATACCGTTGTCATTTTATGGATTAAGCATTTCGGTAATGTTTCAAATATAAAGAAGCCTTTTTTAGCTATAAATTACTAAGTTTGGGTAACTAAATCAAAACGTATGAAAAATAAAATGATGCTTGTTTTGATTGCTTATAGTGGAGTAGTTTTTTCGCAGGCAATTAAAAAACCGTTAGTTTCAGCAATTACAGATAAAGACCTTAAAACCGATATGTATCAGATGGCAGGAGATCATTTTAATGGTCGTGAAGCCGGAACTTTAGATGAATTAAAAGTGTCAATGTGGTTGGCAAATAAAGCCAAAGAAGCCGGAATGTTGCCAGCTGGTGATGACGGAACTTATTTTCAGTTTTTTGATTTGTACAGACATCAGGTAACTCCAAATACAAGATTTAAGATAGGACAAAAAGAATATAAATTGTGGAAAGATGTTCTGGTAGCAGAAACCACAAATATTAAAGTTGATGCGTCATTAATATATTTGGGAGCTGCAACAAAAGAAGAAATTGAAAAAGCAGACATCAAAGGAAAAGCAGTTGTTTTATTAGCTTCTAAAGAAGGAATTGCAGATGATATTTCGCTTTTTGATAGACGTTATCCGGGTCTTGTTCGAAATAAATATTATGATCTTGTTGTAAAAAAAGGTGCGACAGCTTTAATAATGGTTGCAGATAAATTAGCTGAAGAAAGCTGGTCTCAGGTAGAACCGCAAATGACAAGAGGTATTTACGGAATTGAAGGTGTTCGTGATAGAATTGGTTCAACAATGCCGGTTTTTTGGGTACACAATGATCAATTAGAATATCTAAAAACTACTAAAGATTTATTGTCTACAGAAGTAATTTCTGAAACGTATAAATATCCGTCAGTAAATGTAGTTGGAATAGTTCCAGGAACTGACGCTAAATTAAAAAATGAATACGTTCTTTTTAGCGGACATCAGGATCACGATGGAGTAAGACAAAAATACGGTCAGGATTCTATTTATAATGGAGCCGATGATAATGCAAGTACTTGTGTAGCAATGTTGGCAATTGCAAGAGCGTATAAAAAACAACCCGGAAAAAGAACTTCTCTATTTGTATTTCACGGAGCAGAAGAACGCGGATTACTTGGTTCAAGATGGTATGCTTCACATCCAACGGTTCCTGAAAAGGACATTATTGCAGTATTAAACGGAGATATGATTGGTAGAAATAATGTAAACCAAGCGGCGCTTTTAGGTTCTAGTTCTCCTCATGAAAACTCATCTGATTTGGTTGCAATTGCTAAAAAAGCGAATGATGAAGGTCCTAAATTCGATTTGGATAAACTTTGGGACAGACCAGAACATCCGGAGTATTTTTACTTCCGTTCAGATCATTTGCCTTATGCAAGAAAAGGAATTCCATCTGTTTTTTATACCAGTGTTTTGCACAGTCAATATCACACGCCAATGGATGAATCTGAAAATATTGATTTCGTAAAATTGCATAAAATGACCGAATGGATTTACCGTACAGGCTGGATTTTATCTAATGATGCTTCTCGTCCTAAAACATTACCAAATGTACAATTAGAAAGATAAAGTATTTTATAGATTTGTTTTATTTGTATTGAAAAATTAGACGCGGATGAAACGGATTTACTTCGTAAAGACGCGGATGAAAACGGATTTTATTTTATGCTTAAAGTAGAAAATAAACAAAGAAAAAATCCGTTTTCATCCGCGTTTTCGCGATAGCGAATCCGTTTCATCCGCGTTCAAATAAACACACAGATTTCAAAATTCACTAAAAATAAAAGAGGCTGTCTAAATAAATAGACAGCCTCTTTATGTATGTAAATGTTTTCAGATTGAATTACAATCCAAATTCAGCTTTTACTTTGTCTACGAAATCAAGTTTTTCCCAAGTAAATAACTCAACAGTAACAGTTTTTACATGTCCTCCCGGAGCAGAAAAAGTTTTAGTTACAACTTCTGGTTTACGTCCCATGTGTCCGTAAGCAGCAGTTTCGCTGTAGATTGGGTTTCTTAATTTCAAACGTTGCTCGATAAAGTAAGGACGCATATCAAAGATAGCTTCTACTTTTTTAGCGATTTCACCGTTAGTTAAGTTTACTTTAGAAGTTCCGTAAGTATCAATGAAGATTCCCATTGGTTCAGCAACTCCAATTGCGTAAGAAACCTGTACTAAGATTTCGTCAGCAACACCTGCAGCAACTAAGTTTTTAGCGATATGACGTGTAGCATAAGCAGCACTTCTATCTACTTTACTTGGATCTTTTCCAGAGAATGCACCACCACCGTGAGCACCTTTTCCACCGTAAGTATCAACAATGATTTTTCTTCCTGTTAAACCAGTATCTCCGTGAGGTCCTCCAATAACGAATTTTCCTGTTGGGTTAATATGGTAATTGATTTTGTCATTGAATAAATGCGCGTGCTCTGGGTTTTTAGCAATGATTCTTGGAATCAAGATTTCGATGATATCTTTTTTGATTTTAGCCAACATTGTAGCTTCTTCATCAAAATCATCGTGTTGAGTCGAGATTACAATCGCATCAATACGAGTTGGTTTGTTATCGTCGCTATATTCTAAAGTTACTTGCGATTTTGCATCAGGACGTAAATAAGTGATTTCACTATTCTCACGTCTTAAAATTGCAAGTTCTTGTAATAATTTATGAGATAAATCAAGTGCCAATGGCATGTAGTTTTCAGTTTCGTTAGTTGCGTAACCAAACATCATTCCTTGGTCTCCAGCACCTTGCTCTTCTGGCTTAGCTCTGTCAACACCTTGATTAATATCAGCAGATTGTTCGTGAATAGCCGAAAGAATTCCACAAGAATTTGCCTCAAACATATATTCGCTTTTAGTGTATCCAATTTTACGGATTACTTCGCGAGCAATTTGCTGCACATCAAGATAGGTATTCGATTTTACTTCACCTGCTAAAATTACCTGACCTGTAGTAACCAGAGTCTCACAAGCTACTTTTGAATCAGCGTCAAATGCCAAAAAGTTATCAATTAATGCATCCGAAATTTGATCTGCAACTTTGTCTGGATGCCCTTCACTAACAGATTCTGACGTAAATAAATAAGCCATAATAATTTATTAAATTAAAATTAAGTGAGGAAAAAAAATTGCTTAAAAAGGGCTAAAGGAGAATTTCTGCTTTAGCATTTTTTACTACTGAAATCAATCTTTCAGTATTCATAACGAACCGTTTCATTATGAAGAGGTTGCAATCAGTTCAAATTTTTCCTCTGTATTCGGGTGCAAAGGTATAAAACCATTTTGATTTGCAAATTAAACTTCTGTTTTTTTTGTTTTTATAAGTAGAAATTTAACATAACATACTATTTTGATAGGGTAATAGAAATTATTTCTGTTTTTGTTTGGTCGATTAAAAAATAGTTTGCAAATTTGCCCCATCAAATTAATCCAACAAATGAAATTAACAATGTGCAATATGTCTTGTAAGATGCCGGAGCCTTCCGCAGAGACGCTGTTGTAGTTTTTTTTCAAAAAAATATATATAGAACCTCTGCTAAACAGCAGGGGTTTTTTTATTTCAAAAAAGAACCAAATTGTAAATCATTTTTAACCCAAAGTAATAATAAATACCAAAAAGAAGTAATGAAAAAAAATCTAGTAATAGCTTTAGGTCTTTTGACATTTTCAGGCATTTATGCACAGGAAAATAAAAAAGAACAAGACAGCTTAAAGAATAATGAATTGTCTGAAGTGACAATAGTTGGGTCAAGAAGTAAAAACAGAGTAAAAACAGATGTGCCGGTTCCGGTTGATGTTTTTAATATTTCTGAAATAACAAAAGGCTCGCCACAAACCAGTGTGACTCAGATTTTAAATTATGTTGCGCCATCGTTTACCAGTAATGCAACTTCTACCGCAGACGCAACAGATCACGTAGATCCGGCGCAATTAAGAGGTTTGGGACCAGATCAGGTTTTGATTTTGGTAAATGGTAAACGCAGACATACAAGTGCATTGGTAAATATTAATGGTTCTCCGGGAAGAGGTTCTGTTGGAACAGATTTAAATGCAATTCCATCATTTTCAATCGAAAGAATCGAAGTTTTGCGTGATGGAGCAGCTGCACAATATGGTTCAGATGCAATTGCGGGAGTTATTAATATTGTATTGAAAAAGAATGCCAATTTTATTTCGGGAGGTATTCAATACGGAACTAATTTATCTTCCGGATCTAATAATTTTAAAGGTGGAGCCGATGGTCAAACCCTTCAAGCAGATTTGAACTACGGAACTTCTTTGGGTAAAGCAGGAAGTTTCCTGAACATTACTGCCAGCGCTGTAACCAGACAAGCCACAAGCAGAGCGGGAATTAGAAGTAATGGAATTTTTAATGCTTACAATGCTGTCGAAAACAGAGCTGCTCAGGATGGAGTTCAAATAAATTCTTTGTTCAGTAATATTAATAATACGGCAAATTCGGCACAAATTCTTAGTTCGTTAAAACAATATGCGCCACAAGTAAGTTATTTTACAACGGCACAACAAACTGCAATTTCTTCGGCTACAACTATTGCTCAAATGCAAACAGCTTTGAATTTTGATGCAACCAATAATGAATTGGCGTACAGAGGTCAGCAAAGAAGTGATTATAATATGAGTGTTGGTCAGTCAGAATTGGCTTCGGGACAAGCTTATTATAATGCAAAATATCCGCTAAGCGATATTACATCTTTATATTCTTTTGGTGGAGTATCTTATAGAAACGGAAAGTCATATGCTTTTAACAGATTGCCAAATGGTTCCGGAACTTTCACGCAAGTGTATTCAAATGGTTTTTTACCGGAAATAGAATCTGATATTCTGGATGCTTCTGCAGCAGTTGGAGTTACAACTCAGTTGTTTGGTTTTGATACAGATTTAAGTACAAACTTAGGAACAAACTCTTTTAAATATGATGTAAACAATACTATTAATGCAACTTTAGGAACAAATTCGCCAACAAGTTTTGATGCTGGTAAAGTTTCATTTTTACAAAGTACAACCAATTTAGACTTCAGTAAAAAATATGATGTTTTAGAAGGATTGAACGTTGCTTTTGGTGGAGAATTCAGATATGAAAATTATCAAATTAAAGCAGGAGAAGAAGCTTCTTATGGATTGTATGATATTAATGGAAATTTAGTTTCGGGAATTTTGCCAAGTAATTCACCATTAATTGTTACAGACTTTTTTGGAAATAAACGTGGAGCCGGAGCACAAGGTTTCTCAGGATTTCAACCATCTGATGCTAAAGAAAAAGACAGAAAAAGTGGTGCGGCTTATATTGATTTAGAATTAAATGCTACAGAAAAATGGCTTTTAAACGGAGCTGCACGTTATGAGAATTATTCTGATTTTGGAAGTACAGTTACCTTTAAATTAGCTTCTCTTTTGAAAATAACAGATAATATCAATTGGAGAATTTCAGGACAAACTGGTTTTAGAGCGCCATCATTACAACAAAAATATTTTGAAAGCAGTTCTACACAATTCATAAACGGTTCGCCTTATCAAGTAGGATATTTTACAAATGATTCACAGGCTGCAAAAAGTATTGGAGTTGAAAACCTGAAACCTGAAAAATCGAAAAGTATAAGTACGGGATTTACATTCAAAATTCCTGAAGCAAATATTACAATTGCAACAGATGCTTATTTTACAAGAATAGACGACAGAGTGGTTTTAACAGGACAATATGCAAGACCAACAACTGCGCAAATAGATGCGGCAACAACGCCGGCACAAAAAGAAGCGTTGACATTGTTTCAACAGGCATTTGATTTAAAAGGTGTAGAAAGAGCTTCGTTCTGGACAAATGGAATCAACTCTGAAACTAAAGGTATTGATGTTGTGATTTCTCAGAAATATGATGTTATTCCTGATTTCGTTATTCG
This genomic interval carries:
- a CDS encoding M28 family peptidase, translated to MKNKMMLVLIAYSGVVFSQAIKKPLVSAITDKDLKTDMYQMAGDHFNGREAGTLDELKVSMWLANKAKEAGMLPAGDDGTYFQFFDLYRHQVTPNTRFKIGQKEYKLWKDVLVAETTNIKVDASLIYLGAATKEEIEKADIKGKAVVLLASKEGIADDISLFDRRYPGLVRNKYYDLVVKKGATALIMVADKLAEESWSQVEPQMTRGIYGIEGVRDRIGSTMPVFWVHNDQLEYLKTTKDLLSTEVISETYKYPSVNVVGIVPGTDAKLKNEYVLFSGHQDHDGVRQKYGQDSIYNGADDNASTCVAMLAIARAYKKQPGKRTSLFVFHGAEERGLLGSRWYASHPTVPEKDIIAVLNGDMIGRNNVNQAALLGSSSPHENSSDLVAIAKKANDEGPKFDLDKLWDRPEHPEYFYFRSDHLPYARKGIPSVFYTSVLHSQYHTPMDESENIDFVKLHKMTEWIYRTGWILSNDASRPKTLPNVQLER
- the metK gene encoding methionine adenosyltransferase produces the protein MAYLFTSESVSEGHPDKVADQISDALIDNFLAFDADSKVACETLVTTGQVILAGEVKSNTYLDVQQIAREVIRKIGYTKSEYMFEANSCGILSAIHEQSADINQGVDRAKPEEQGAGDQGMMFGYATNETENYMPLALDLSHKLLQELAILRRENSEITYLRPDAKSQVTLEYSDDNKPTRIDAIVISTQHDDFDEEATMLAKIKKDIIEILIPRIIAKNPEHAHLFNDKINYHINPTGKFVIGGPHGDTGLTGRKIIVDTYGGKGAHGGGAFSGKDPSKVDRSAAYATRHIAKNLVAAGVADEILVQVSYAIGVAEPMGIFIDTYGTSKVNLTNGEIAKKVEAIFDMRPYFIEQRLKLRNPIYSETAAYGHMGRKPEVVTKTFSAPGGHVKTVTVELFTWEKLDFVDKVKAEFGL
- a CDS encoding TonB-dependent receptor; amino-acid sequence: MKKNLVIALGLLTFSGIYAQENKKEQDSLKNNELSEVTIVGSRSKNRVKTDVPVPVDVFNISEITKGSPQTSVTQILNYVAPSFTSNATSTADATDHVDPAQLRGLGPDQVLILVNGKRRHTSALVNINGSPGRGSVGTDLNAIPSFSIERIEVLRDGAAAQYGSDAIAGVINIVLKKNANFISGGIQYGTNLSSGSNNFKGGADGQTLQADLNYGTSLGKAGSFLNITASAVTRQATSRAGIRSNGIFNAYNAVENRAAQDGVQINSLFSNINNTANSAQILSSLKQYAPQVSYFTTAQQTAISSATTIAQMQTALNFDATNNELAYRGQQRSDYNMSVGQSELASGQAYYNAKYPLSDITSLYSFGGVSYRNGKSYAFNRLPNGSGTFTQVYSNGFLPEIESDILDASAAVGVTTQLFGFDTDLSTNLGTNSFKYDVNNTINATLGTNSPTSFDAGKVSFLQSTTNLDFSKKYDVLEGLNVAFGGEFRYENYQIKAGEEASYGLYDINGNLVSGILPSNSPLIVTDFFGNKRGAGAQGFSGFQPSDAKEKDRKSGAAYIDLELNATEKWLLNGAARYENYSDFGSTVTFKLASLLKITDNINWRISGQTGFRAPSLQQKYFESSSTQFINGSPYQVGYFTNDSQAAKSIGVENLKPEKSKSISTGFTFKIPEANITIATDAYFTRIDDRVVLTGQYARPTTAQIDAATTPAQKEALTLFQQAFDLKGVERASFWTNGINSETKGIDVVISQKYDVIPDFVIRNDLALSYNETKRVGDLNVPQSIIDAGGEPYKYSFFPESSRIYLEEAIPKLKANLMTTFSIKKLDIYLRNSYFGKVTDPGATDVNLDGSASVYEHPVYSAKIVTDLSLGYQINEKFRFTVGFNNIGDVYPDRNNPATPAFTNTTPTLSPAPSADLTNANQFAYSRAVSQFGLNGRFGFARLSFKF